The Oncorhynchus mykiss isolate Arlee chromosome 10, USDA_OmykA_1.1, whole genome shotgun sequence nucleotide sequence GGTCGACCCGCACAAGCTGGACTTCGGGCTCAAGCCGGAGTTCCTGAGTCGACCCCCCGGCCCCAGCCTCTTTGGCGCGATGCACCACCACCACGACTTAGCACGTCCCGCCACACTCTTCTCAGCAGCAGGTGAGTGTGGGTTGGTTAGTGCCCTTGGTAGAAGATGATTGACGCCAAAGAAATTCGATTTTTAGAAGGGAAAAGCCCTTCAGACCAGGGAAATTTGACTGGAACACTCATTGGTCATTGTATTTCTATGATTGACACACTACTTCCAGGACCTCTTCTCCAAAGGAGATCAATCCTTCTGGACCCATAGAGTGGTCTATTTTTAGCAGAGTGTCGAGGCAGCGCACAGGTCTCCACCTGGGTTATAGATTACATGCTAAGATCAATGCTCTTGCCTCTTAAAAGGAAAGAATACTGTTTCTCAGTTTAAAATCCTTATGGAAGATGTGTTACATAAACTCTCTTTTCCATGTCAGGTTCTACACACCCGTCAGCCGGACCGTTCGGCCACCCTCCCCACCACCCCGGCAACTTCCTCACCCCTGCACCTCACTTAGGTAAGACACAGCACGCACAGCGCACCTAGTCACGTCAAATGCACATCAATTGATCCTTGTCTCACTGAGGCTGTATGGAGAGCTAACaagtacagtatgtctgtgtcAGAAGCTGGTTGACCCAGTACAGGAGCAATTTAGATAATGTGCtgactgtgttctctctctctctcttagagcCATTCAGTAGGCCTCCCTCGTTTGGAGGTCTCTCATCTCTCAGCACAGCAGCCTTCGGTGGGCTTGGAAACCCAGCACTAAGTGAGTTTCATTTCCATGACAACATCATGTATTTGACAACCAAACATTTGAGGATTTCCTGTTAGattataaaaatgtatgttgCATGAAGTTATCAAATTCTAACATTAGACTTGACTGACCGCCACACCAGCGAGATATGCTTTTAACTTGCGTTTTGGTATTTTCTTCTTTCCGTATGTTGAATCTCTAACAGCGCCTAACTCTGTGTTTGGCCATAAAGACAACCCCAATGCACAGCAGCACTTCAACAACAACCACGAGCCATGGAACCGGCTGCACCGCACACCACCCTCCTTCCCCACCCCTCCGCCTTGGCTCAAACCTGCCGACTCGGAGAGGAGCGCCTCAGTCAGCTcccatgagagagacagagactcagACAAGCGAGACACGTCCTCCATCAACAAAGACGACAAGGAGAGGTGGGTGTAATGGAGGGGTTTTACCTGTAGCAGTCACACCAGCAGAATGTCAGAAGTTGTAAAGCTTTGTCATGGCTGAGACTATTTTATTTGAGAGTTTAATAGATGTCGATGTTTTAGGGGACTTGTGCCAACTCAATGTACCCTAAAATTAAACCACTGACAAACACTGAAATAGTGGTACAAATGTTACATTTCCTTAATCTTTAAAACCCATTGTTTTGTGTCCATCCAGGGAAGCCATGGAGAAGCGTCACCAGAGCCATCCGTCCCCAGTCCCCATTAACCCTATCAGCCAACTGGGTCACAGCCGTCCCCCAGAGCCCCAAAAGAACCACCTGCCCCCCAGTGAACCCCCCAGGGACAAGGACAAGCCCAAAGACCGAGACAGGGAGCGGGAGCACCCCGACTCCTGGAAGCTCAACGGCACAGACGAGCACAAACTCAAAGAGAATCACCACAGCGACAAGGACACAACGCCAATCATCCACGACGGGCGGGTGACTGAGGACAAGGCCAACGGTAGAGGAACGACCTCACCCTACATCCGTCAGACCAGCCTGGACCGGCCCAACGGGGGgctggggaggggggagagggaggcccTGATGGAGAAGAAGGGAGAGCTGCCTTCTCTCTACGAGCACCACAAGAAGAACAACAACGAGGTGAAggtaaaggaggagaggaaagaggagcagGACAGCCCTACGGACAGGGACAGACCCCCCTCTCACCCTCACCTCCACCTGCCCCAGGTGCCCCTCACGCCCAGcctccacacccaccaccaccccccttCCTCCATGGCGATGCCCATGGGCATGGCGGGTGTCCACCCAATGAACAACATCAGTGGCCTGGAGAGGACTCGAATGGTGGCCCCCTTCTTGGGCATCAGCCCAATTCCGGGGGCAGAGAGGTTCCCCTACCCAGCCTTCCACTGGGACCCCATGAGGGACCCCTACAGGGGCCTAGACATCCACAGACGGGACCCTCTGGCCAGGGACCTGCTGCTGAGAAACGACCCCCTGCATCGGCTGGCCGGGCAGCGCCTCTACGAGGCAGAACGCTCCTACAGGGACCGAGAAGCTCATGACTTTAACCGCGACCACCACCACCCTCTAGCCCTGGAGCAGCGCCGGGAGCAGGAGGCCCGGGCACACTTAGAGGAGCGTGAGCGGTTGCACATGCTCAGAGAAGACTACGAGCACGGCCGCCTGCATGCCGCAATGCACCACCCGGCCCTGGACGGCCACCTGCCACACCACCACGCTGGCCTCATGGTCCCCGGATTACCCAGCATGCACTACCCCAGGGTCAGCCCTTCGGCCGCCGCTGCAGCTCACGCCGCTCACCAGAACGGTATCCTGAACAAAACCCCGCCCACAGCCTCCCTGAGTGCCCCGCCCCCCCTCATCCCCACGCTGGGTGCCAGGCCTGGCTCCCCCAGACGGACTACGCCCCTCACCACAGACATCAGAGACAGACCATCAGCACACAACCACAAAGACATAGAGGCACGGTGAGCAGAGTGGGGCGCAATCCTCACCCTGGATTGGAGGCAGACTACAGGCATACTCTGCCCTGTGCCTCACACCAAGCACTTAGctttgggaacagcagactgtacCATAGCTGTGAATAATATGTGGGGGAGAACACCCACAGATTATGTTtttgtaaaaaaattaaaaagttgtgtgtgggggggttgctCCAGTTTGCTCCTGCTTTTTGTGTGTATTCTTTCTCTTGTACAGAACGTGTCCTGGACTACCCTGAAGGTGTGTAGGGCAATGGAAACGGCACCCTCACAAAGACGTTTTGGAATGTACAGGTACTTCAATGCATTGACAGGCAGCAAAGTGTGTAGATATGTGTACAGTCGACATGCTCACTCCTTAAGGAACAAATCATGGTACAAATATGCAAAAGGGTGTTTTGAAAGCTTTACTTTGAACAAATGTAAATAGAGGACTATTATTAATGAGGAGGAAGTTCAGAATGTGCTTTTTGCTGATTGGTTTTAGCTTGACGCAGCTGAAAAGGTTAACATTGTACCACCATGCCCCACATTCAACTATGCAACAAATGTCTTGGCTTCTACTCTGAAAGCCAGCCTGGTCACCATCCCAACGGACTCTGACAAAACTGTATTCTCTCCACAACCTAGACCTCACAAACCCACAGTACTCATAGAAAATGTGCAAACGTTAAACAATTTTCTTAAATATGATACAAAAGTGTGGTAACAATCCTTAAAATTTATATTATAAAGCTATTCATTTTGTAGAGGAATTCCAATGCCTGAAgtcacagtggttcccaacttttttcccttactgtaccaccaagtgaattttgctctgcccggagtaccccctcatgtgcattttaccagtaagccTACGGTCTAAAGAGTCTTCACAAGTACCCACTGGATAGGCCAAGTATCCCCTGGATAGGCCAAGTATCCCCAGGGGTCGTAGTATgtctggttgggaaccactgacctAACAGAGAAAGGTTGATAGAAAGTGAGAGGGATCACTTACTCCAACAACTCAACTCCTACCACCATTCTTGTTTTGGAGAGAATACAGCACATTTACAAAAAGACCCCACATTTTCCCCTCTGAAggagtgtacagtatgtgtttggaAATAAGTTATGTTGGTCTAACAGTGTATTAAAGTGCTATCCTAAGCTGTTGTatctacaaaaataaaaaataaagacaaaaaagCCCGTCTAAACTATGGACAGTTTGTTTCTAAAGAGCAGATATCTATTTTAGTAGTCCACTGAAGGTTTAGTTGTGCGCTTCAAAAACTCTGTGAGAGCCAGATGTTGTGCAGTGTTTTTTTTAACCCACATTAAAAATGTCCACTGGAGCCGTAGTGGTTAGTCAATGCATATTGCAAAGAGATTGTAAACAAGAAAAACAATTTTGCTGTTTAtcatgtatgtaaaaaaaaaaaaactgtctttCTAGAtgagaaacaaaacaaaacaaacgatGCGACTGAATCTTCAGCATGCTCCTCATTTAAACGTGTGTTATGTAAATTGTGCCATGTTATTAAAAAATGTGAACTAAAAATGTctactggcttttttatgaccaTGAGAGGAAAACAATGGCGGTTCCCGGATATTACTAGACCAACTCATAAATCTACCTGTGCCGGGGCAGACGTCAGACTCAAGGGCATGATGGAGAGCACTGAAAATCCATCAATATCTCCATCACTCTAAATAAGCAATTACTCACAGTACTGTATGGTATTCACATTTCCTGAAGTGAATTACGACTTTTTGATAGATATCTATAGCCAATAATCTCTTATTAATAtggtggtggcaggtagcctagcgattaaTAGCGTTGGGCCAGTCAGGTCATTGCTTCGGCTCCCCAAGCCGACTTGTGAAAAATGGgtctatgtgcccttgagcaaggcactgaaccctagttgctctggataagagaatgTACAAAAATGTATTGACCTGTGATTGCCCAGTTGTTTTGATGACACCAGATTTGAGCTGTGAATTTCCACACTGTTATCATCACCCTCAACTCAAAGGTGTTTTTTCTCAGCAGAGGGCGCTACCCGTTGTAAGCCTCTATACAGGCCAGGATTCATTTAAATGTGCATTGTTGATAAGTAAGTATTATCGtggttgttttggcggtgtcggGGTGGTCCACAAGCAACTTCTTGCGTTACCTTATCGCAGACACTGCCATTGGATGCAACGAAACTGCACCCGACTGTACAAAACGACAAATCTCATGCAGCTAGCTGCGTAAGAAGTTTGTGCAATCACTTGAATGCATGATGTTCTATTGTCTACACCTCGATAAGACCGTTAGGCAATTAATCCCTCCCCCCCTTCCACATCCAAATTAACATGAAAACATGTATTAGCCCGTCATTATTTCTATAATGGATTTAGCCAACACATTCTATCGCCGTTTTGAAGGACGAACGCGGTTTGGATACTAAGTAAGTGTGGTTGGTGGCACACAAGAGCAGCCACTCACCAATTTGTAAGCACACAATTACACCTCCAACTCCGCCAAAACAACCAATGCGCGATCTGATTGAACCTAGGCCTAACTTTCATAGGTAATTTACATGGCTTGGCTGGTCTAGCAGTAGTGCTGCAGCCTCCAACACAGGTCTACATTGTCTGCATaggttttttggttactacatgattacgtatgtgttttttcatagttttgatgtcttcactattattcaaagaaaattgcaaaaatcaagaaaaacccttgaacgagtagctgtgtccaaactgactggtactgtatgcataTATATTATTTGTTTAAGCAGCATGGAATGGGGGCAAATTGAGTTCAGTAAAGTTGACTACAGTATGTATGGAGAACAGTTCAGAGAATTCATTGAAAATGTGTATTCTCTTTCTTTGACACTAGATGGAAACAAAGTCTAATAAAAACAAATTGGTCAAGACTGCAGACAGAGGGACAGTAAGGCAGAGAGCTCCCAGAACAGAACACTTCCTGTAGCGTTGTGCTTATGTCCTTCCTCCTCATCTCTGTCACAAAAACAGATTGAACCAGTCTCACAGCTATTTGTTGAGGTGGAATTGTACACCACCATCTAGGATCATATCCATATCCCTGCATTACCCCCTAGCCCTGTGTGTATTgtacactagagagagacagtgagagagagcgagagagatattaTTCAAAGATAAAAGATATGGAGACTGACATTTCACTATTGAGCGTTATCCTGGTCCACACACTTTCATATGTACAGATTAAATAGATACCCAATAAGTTGACCTAACAAAAAAATGATGTCTACCAAGGTTAAAGAAAATAGAACCTTCACTGCAACCAGAGAAAATCAGCATTCCCTCTCAACCGGACCAACAACACCAATGGAAGCACATCTGTCCTTCATACCTCAGAGTATGTGCTTCAAAACTCAGACTCCTGAGTCATTCAAGAACACACAATAAACCAGTTAGTGCACGAGTCGCCATCGTCAAAACCGATGGACTACCAGAGAGAGAACCCTAGTATAATATCCAAATCCTgattcaaccctaaccctagccaaaACCCTAATCTTAATCCTAGCTTCACGTCCgcaccccggttcaaccctaaccctagccaaaaccctaatcctaacttcatgtcctcaccccggttcaaccctaaccctagccaaaACCCTAATCTTAATCCTAGCTTCAcgtccacaccccggttcaaccctaaccctagccaaaactctaaccctaacccttaacttcatgtccacaccccggttcaaccctaaccctagc carries:
- the LOC110533651 gene encoding autism susceptibility gene 2 protein isoform X10, encoding MIKSSWFYVKFKYNEKLKPGQNNCKDSDSESVSGGSKPFVGSSSRDRLSDCDSESDQEDKGSDASSEKFFSTAAVKVPDFSVDALSTNDIQERGGLGLPKVSGLERSQEKSQESCKDVPVPPPAPSAPKQPLPPQPYTSGRPRPLPLSLPTSQAQPSLPGPLLAQAPVHQPPRSEASLRPQIPAALPLAQGPEPSQAPPPRPQHQPESLSRPQRQPEPLSHPRPPPSLHPHPALLSHHPSQSQAGPQRLPSHCGAHPRPLSAYSSSLSLNGLSSSRSSTPGGTKPHGPAGPSPHLPHLPPSGSATAATAFPLPHPANQIAPHGFPPALQSSPHPHHPNMFAPPPALPPPPPLTSSTLPVPGGHPAAGTPYSEQDLLRQELNNRFLASQSADRGASLGPPPYLRTEHHQHQHQHQHQHQHTHQHTHQHTFTPFSHAIMPTPAPPMVRTPARNFEKFPTKVDPFYRHSLFHSYPPGVSGIPPVIPPTGPFGSLQGAFQPKTSNPLDVASRPGAVPHTLLQKDPRLTDPFRPILRKPGKWCAMHVHMAWQIYHHQQKVKQQMQVDPHKLDFGLKPEFLSRPPGPSLFGAMHHHHDLARPATLFSAAGSTHPSAGPFGHPPHHPGNFLTPAPHLEPFSRPPSFGGLSSLSTAAFGGLGNPALKSLTAPNSVFGHKDNPNAQQHFNNNHEPWNRLHRTPPSFPTPPPWLKPADSERSASVSSHERDRDSDKRDTSSINKDDKEREAMEKRHQSHPSPVPINPISQLGHSRPPEPQKNHLPPSEPPRDKDKPKDRDREREHPDSWKLNGTDEHKLKENHHSDKDTTPIIHDGRVTEDKANGRGTTSPYIRQTSLDRPNGGLGRGEREALMEKKGELPSLYEHHKKNNNEVKVKEERKEEQDSPTDRDRPPSHPHLHLPQVPLTPSLHTHHHPPSSMAMPMGMAGVHPMNNISGLERTRMVAPFLGISPIPGAERFPYPAFHWDPMRDPYRGLDIHRRDPLARDLLLRNDPLHRLAGQRLYEAERSYRDREAHDFNRDHHHPLALEQRREQEARAHLEERERLHMLREDYEHGRLHAAMHHPALDGHLPHHHAGLMVPGLPSMHYPRVSPSAAAAAHAAHQNGILNKTPPTASLSAPPPLIPTLGARPGSPRRTTPLTTDIRDRPSAHNHKDIEAR
- the LOC110533651 gene encoding autism susceptibility gene 2 protein isoform X11; its protein translation is MMKTETDRLCQEIICVNGRRIEMIWQVPDFSVDALSTNDIQERGGLGLPKVSGLERSQEKSQESCKDVPVPPPAPSAPKQPLPPQPYTSGRPRPLPLSLPTSQAQPSLPGPLLAQAPVHQPPRSEASLRPQIPAALPLAQGPEPSQAPPPRPQHQPESLSRPQRQPEPLSHPRPPPSLHPHPALLSHHPSQSQAGPQRLPSHCGAHPRPLSAYSSSLSLNGLSSSRSSTPGGTKPHGPAGPSPHLPHLPPSGSATAATAFPLPHPANQIAPHGFPPALQSSPHPHHPNMFAPPPALPPPPPLTSSTLPVPGGHPAAGTPYSEQDLLRQELNNRFLASQSADRGASLGPPPYLRTEHHQHQHQHQHQHQHTHQHTHQHTFTPFSHAIMPTPAPPMVRTPARNFEKFPTKVDPFYRHSLFHSYPPGVSGIPPVIPPTGPFGSLQGAFQPKTSNPLDVASRPGAVPHTLLQKDPRLTDPFRPILRKPGKWCAMHVHMAWQIYHHQQKVKQQMQVDPHKLDFGLKPEFLSRPPGPSLFGAMHHHHDLARPATLFSAAGSTHPSAGPFGHPPHHPGNFLTPAPHLEPFSRPPSFGGLSSLSTAAFGGLGNPALKSLTAPNSVFGHKDNPNAQQHFNNNHEPWNRLHRTPPSFPTPPPWLKPADSERSASVSSHERDRDSDKRDTSSINKDDKEREAMEKRHQSHPSPVPINPISQLGHSRPPEPQKNHLPPSEPPRDKDKPKDRDREREHPDSWKLNGTDEHKLKENHHSDKDTTPIIHDGRVTEDKANGRGTTSPYIRQTSLDRPNGGLGRGEREALMEKKGELPSLYEHHKKNNNEVKVKEERKEEQDSPTDRDRPPSHPHLHLPQVPLTPSLHTHHHPPSSMAMPMGMAGVHPMNNISGLERTRMVAPFLGISPIPGAERFPYPAFHWDPMRDPYRGLDIHRRDPLARDLLLRNDPLHRLAGQRLYEAERSYRDREAHDFNRDHHHPLALEQRREQEARAHLEERERLHMLREDYEHGRLHAAMHHPALDGHLPHHHAGLMVPGLPSMHYPRVSPSAAAAAHAAHQNGILNKTPPTASLSAPPPLIPTLGARPGSPRRTTPLTTDIRDRPSAHNHKDIEAR